TCATAGGTATCTaagcaaaagaaagaggagagaatggggcagaaacaatatttgaagagagTACAGTTGGGAATTTACCAATCTTGATAAAAGGCATCAACTCACATGTGAAATAATAGGAGAATGGTGTAGATCTAGTCTAACTAAGGTGGAGATGGCTGAAAAAATGGGTTTTAGCGGACATTACCTGGAGAGTGTCTGAATATAAGCTCCAAAACTAAACTCAaaagtttttttattgtttctttaaatcattgaacaactgaaataattttttttttgtttaccctGATTGGCATACTCGAGATAAAATGTtcagtttaaattttttactatCCATCAAAAAATTGGTTTACtttttgtattagtctattctcatactgctataaactACTActactttataaattatctggtaatttataaagaaaagaggtttaattgattcacaattctgcaggctgtacaggatgcatggctgggaaggcctcaggaaacttacaatcgtggtggaaaatgaaggggaagcaggcagtcCTACAaggctggagcagaaggaagagagtgaagggcgaggtgctacacatttttaaacaaccagatctcatgagaactcactcaccagcatgagaacagcaaaggggaagtccacacccatgatccaatcacctcccaccaggccttcCCCAATATTGCGGATTACAATTTGActtgagatttgggcagggacacaaatccaaacagtatcactttttaaaaagtataaacaagATTCAATATTTACAGACATTctgcattttttctctttctagagTCTCCCCTGGGAGAGGTTGGGAGAGTTGTAAGATTTGGACATAGGTCTGGcccaagtgaaggagaaagagaaagagaaagaagtgctTGAGACCTATGCAGGGGACAGTAGCTCTTTAAGGTCATTGAGGAAACCCTGAGTCAAAGCTGGCTGTCAAGTATCTTCCAGGAATCCCTATATCTCCACTGTGCTCAGTCTTTGCCTGGGAGCAGCCCAGAGAAAGCAAGCCTTCCCAAAAAGTGCAGTGTTAACTTTTAGAACACAGCAGGTAGGGTCATTGGTTATTTAAGCCTCCTGTAATTTAAGATCCGAGATGTGAATTCTCCAGGCTGCCACACATGTGAATGAGAATCTGTTAGGACCATGGGCCTCATATTAGATGCACTGAAtctgaaattcatttattttttccctcacatTTCAATGGTGTTTATCTGCCACTTTGATTCTCTTCATAAGGCCCCCGAATTGGTTTTCATTTGTGATTGTCTCAGTTCCATCCTTTGCTGTCACCACATCTCCAAATAATTGTCCAGGTTTCCTTCTGGTCATAGGCATCAATGTTATTCAATTTGTCTTGACTTATACTTTTTCTTCTACATTGGATGTGAGACACAGTGGGTAGTAGTACACAATAGATGAAGGAAACTTTTGTAGAATGAGAAAGGATGGTGATAAGTAGGTTTAGTTTTTAGCAGGTTTCTCATTAAGGCCAAAGTTGTATCTCTAATCCATTGACAAAAAAAGACACGTAACTTTATCTCATTTCTCACTGTTTAGGGAAAACTATTGGCCCATAACAGCCAATAAcaagacacatgaaaattatgCTAGGAGGAAAAGGAGGTGCCTTCCTAGacataataaaataagcattaatACAAAACAGTCATAGCATTTCTGACGTAAGTGCAGTTCATTGACTTTGTGTTATAACACCAAAATTATAGCACCCATAAATACAACATGTGGAAAACTATTCAGATGCAATTACAGACAAGATTGCTCAGTTACACATATGTAAATGAGGGAGCACAAAAATGTGAAGGATGACTCTGTTGGGCACCACACCTATTGCTGAGAGAATATAAATGGCACTGTCCAGGATGCAACATTAAAactcagaatctttttttttttttttttttttttttattgagacggagtctcgctctgtcgccggggctggagtgcagtggccggatctcagctcactgcaagctccgcctcccgggttcacgccattctcctgcctcagcctcccgagtagctgggactacaggcgcccgccacctcgcccggctagtttttgtattttttagtagagacggggtttcaccgtgttagccaggatggtctcgatctcttgacctcgtgatccgcacgtctcggcctcccaaagcgctgggattacaggcttgagccaccgcgcccggccaaaactcaGAATCTTAACAGGGACACTCAGCTGAACTCACATCTCCCGTCAACATGTCCTACAACTGCTGCTCTGGAAGCTTCCCCGCCTGCTCCTGTGGGGGCTACCTGTGCTACCCAGGATCTTCCTGTGGCTCTTCCTACCCCAGCAACCTGGTCTACAGCACTGATCTCTGTTCTCCCAGCACCTGCCAGCTGGGTTCCTCTCTCTATAGGGGCTGTCAGGAGACCTGCTGGAGGCCCAACAGCTGTCAGACATCCTGTGTGGAGTTCAGCCCCTGCCAGACCTCCTGCTACTACCCCAAGACCCACATGCTCTGCAATTCTTGCCCGACTATGCACGTTGGATCTCGGAGTTTTGGATCCAATAGCTGCTGCTCCCCGAGCTGTGGATCCAGGAGCTGCTCCTCACTGGGTTGTGGATCCAATGGCTTCAGATATCTGAATTATAGAATCCATGTCTTCCCTTTCCAGAGTTATAGATCCAGATTCTGCCACCCATTTAGGAGGTGGTTCCATTCATCTTGTTATCAGCCATTCTGTAGATCTGGTTTCTACTGACTAATGTGACTGCTCAAACCCATTTGAGAAATGCATATCTTTAGTAAGGTCATCTATTAatttcctcttttgagaagtattcTAATATTATTGATCACCAGGTCTACTTTACTTTCCAGTCTTCAAAAACTGGCTTGTATGTTAGTTCTGTCAAACTGCAGTTTGGATCAATGACTGATCTATAACTGGATCAATCTGGATCTATAACTCTGGGAAGGAAAGGCATGGATTCTATAATTCAGATATCTGAAGCCATTGGATCAATGAATGATCCAAACTGCATTATAGATACAATTTATAGTTTTGTATTCCTTTCCAAAAGAGATaagtgaaaaagattttattttaataaactcttCATTCTTCTGTCCAAACGTgctgttaatattatttattagtaAAGCATTGACTAGGATGTGCATTGTCATTGCTTCTAGTAATGGGCTTTGCAATGCCCAGATTATGGTGTCTCTGCACTAATTTTGGTTGGGTTTTAGatattttcctcctctttaagCAGGAGTTTCTGGGATTCTCACAGTTTCCAAGGATAGCCTTTCTCTTAAGTACCCTTGTCAGGATAGTTAAGATAGCCTTTGCTATCATTTTTGATGATAGCCTTtcatcaaaatcatcaaaaaTGATTGTTTGGGTTGCATCCTGAAATAAAATTGGATAGGCTGTACTTACATTGTTCTGCTCTCTCACATCAAAGTGTTATGAAAAGTAAGTTACTGAGATAATATAAAAAGCATTGACTATCCTTGTTCACTCCTTGAATATGCCATGCATGTCTAACGACAGAATGTATCAGAAAAGTTTGAAGAGTACatgaacaaaatttttatttatatgcttaGGCCTGTTCATGAAGTGTATTAAAATGGAAGACTAACACATGGATGTAAATGTTTAGAAAAGAGCACCTATGAGCATAAGGTAATGACAGTGCAGCAGtatcacttatttttaattagctaAATCCCAGTACCCCAATTACTATTTTCAATCTGCTCAAATGAtctccatttgtttaaaaaggcAGGCAACAAACGTTGATGGGAAGGAAGTAGGCTCAGCAGGTGTTAGTCGTACCTGGGTTCTTTGCCAAAATATCTAATCTAATTGAAAACTCTGAAGCCTTTACTATcatcaaaaatgattttttgttgtatcttgaaataaaattggATAGGCTGTACTTATGCTGTTCTGCTTTCTTACATCCAAGTGTTATAAAAAGTAAAGTACTAAGGCAATATGATGGTAATGGGagacataatatttatataaaacaagcAATGTTCAAGTATTttcctattctttattttataagatCTTCGAACAGTCTCTGAAATTAGAAATAGAATGCAGAGTATTAGATACTTGGCAAAAAAACTTAGTCATAAGTATATCACAGTCATCTCATCATGTTCTCTTTACTTCCTCTTTTACTgctaatacaataaaatatgaaatacaaagaGAACTGTAGAGTTCATCGACTTCAACATCCTTATTCTACAGAGGTGGAAATGGAAACAGCAGCATtggacagaattttaaaatgttgctcaGCAAGTTATTGTAGAGCTGTGAGTAGAACTACTTTATTCCAcccaatttattttattggatCTGTCCAGCTGTGACATTTTCTCTTGTCGCCTCACTTCCCTCATTTGCTCcctattttcctcttcttctctccctcctccttctcctccatcaATTTAGGAAATAGTCATGGTGCTTATATAGTTagagaagagaaataaggaacaatgaaagaaaatgcatAGGAAAAATTATTAGTGATTgagttacaaaaattaaaatgacaaattgtGACATCCTCTATAAACTCAgtacttttaataatttcattgattttttaaattttagtgattCTAGTTAGCCCCATGCTCATAATATTTACCCAAGAGTAATGATCAAGCCTTATGCTCCCCAAAACATAGGCAATGGCAAGGGTTTAATGAGGAGCACCTATagcttcttggccaggctgaggTCTTCTCTATTATTGTCTCCAAATTGCAGATGCAGGAATGGTCTTCTGGCTTTCAGGAATACACTCTAATCTTGGTTTCCTATTACTGCCATCGCAAATTACATTAAACTTACAGTTTTaagcaatacaaatttattatcttttaattctaTAGGTCAAAATCTGATGAATCTGATGACCTCACCGGGCTAAATCAAAGTATATTGGCAGGGCTGAGTTTCTTTCCAgaggctctaagggagaatctatttccttgctttttatagATTCTAGAGCAGAGGTCGTCAACCTCTGGGCCATgaactggtactggtccatggcatgttaggaaccaggcagcacagcaggaggtgagtggcagttGAGCAATGGTTACTGTCTGAGCTCTATCTTCTGTCAGAttagcggcagcattagattctcatcagagcacaaaccctgttgtgaactgcacatgcaagagATCTTGGTTGCaggttccttatgagaatctaatgcctgatgatctggcTTCCATCATCTGAATACGGGACCATCTAGGTGCAGAAAAACAAGCCCAGgtctcccactgattctacattatggtgagttgtatttgtgttatttcatgatatattacaatgtattaataatagaaacaaagtgcacaataaatggaaTGTTCTTGAATCATTCCAAaaccatccctcccctctcctccattCTGTGGAAAAACTCTTTCAGGAAACctgtccctggtaccaaaaagttTGGAGATGGATGTTCTAGAGGCCACCTACATTTTTTAGTTCATGGCCCCATTCCTCTGTCTCCAAAGACAGTAGTGGTGGGTCCAATCATTCTCATAGTGCATCACTTAGACCTACTTTTCTGCCTTTACCTCCCACTTCATACTTATAATTACATTGGGGTCGCCTGGTTACACAACATTacattccaggaataaagcctatttgatcactgtaaattaactttttgatatgctattggattctgtttgctaatgttttgttaagtttttttgtgtttattttattaggAATATTGGACTGTAAttgtcttttctgattttgtttctgcCATGTTTTATATCAGGCTgatgctgacttcatagaatgagttagggaggagtccctcctcttcaagttttgggaatagtttcaatagaatTGGGACCAGCTCTTGATTGTAcatctggcagaattcagctgtaaatccatctggtactgagctttttttttttggttggttggttggttggtagtttttttattatttattcaatttcagaactcaataTTCATCTCTCcagagtttcaatttcttcctgattcaatagAGGTAtttgtaatagtctctgaggatcttttgtgtctgtgtgagattcattgtaatgtcacctttttcatttctgatcatgtttatttgaatcttatctcttctattttttgttaaTCTAACTAGTGATCAATAGATCACTAGTTAGAATTATCTTGTTTATCCTTCccaagaaccaactttttgtttaattgattCTTTGTATCAATATTCaggtctcaattttttttccatgtgtgctttgattttgcttgtttcttttcttctgctaggtttgtgattagtttattattgttttcctaGTTTCTCTGGGTGTGATGCTAAATctttaatttgagatctttataactttttgaggtaggcattTTGCTCTATAAACTTTCCTGtgaacactgcttttgctgcatcccaaagattttggtatgttgtgtctccattttcattcatttcaaagaatttttaaattctgccttgatttcattttttaacccCTAAGTCATTCAAGCTGTTTAATTGCAAGgcaattgtgtggttttgagagatagTCTTcatgttaatttccatttttattgcactgtggtctgagagtatggTGAAAtgagttctctttttttaatttattgagacttattttatgcCCAAGCATATGGTCAATCTTGCAATACGTTGTGTGTGCAGAAAAGAATAATACATATTCTGTAGTAGTTGGGTAGACTATTCTGTAGTaatccaggaaatgaagaaatgaagaaagagttaacatcttaaaaagaaataagtcaGAGCTTCTTGAAATGAGAAACTCacttaaggaattttaaaataccatttaaagCTTTATCAATAGACTGagccaagcagaagaaataatttcagagcttgaatATTGAACTCTCCTAGGtagacaaaaacttaaaaagaagagtttttaaaaaattgaagtctttgagaaatatgggactatgtaaagtGACAAGTCCTACAAATTATTAgtattcctgagagagaagaagaaaaagtaaacaacctgaaaaacatatttgagggaatcaATTAATAAAATTCCCCTAATGTTGACTGAGAGATAGATATTGCGATACAAGAAATCCAAAGAACACCTGTAATTTGCACTACAAAATGAATGtcaccaaggcatatagtcacCAGACTGTCCAAGGCCAAtactaaacaaaattttttaaaggcaaccAGAGAAAAAAGTCAGATCATGTACAAAGAGAactccatcaggctaacagtggacttTTCAGCAGAACCTTACAAGCGAGATTAGGGGCCTATTTTAAGCATTCTTAAAGACAAGAAATTCCAATCAAGGATTTTCTGTTaagacaaactaagcttcataaggaaAGGAGGAATGAAATCTCTTCCAGACAAGCAAACTCAAACGGAATTTATTACCACTAGAACAGCCTTACAAGACAGCCTAAAGGAGTTCTAAACGTGGGCGGGGAGGGGGGAACTGCTGCCACAAACACATATTTAAGTACATAGCTTATAGACCCTATAAAACAACCACAGAATAGAGTATCAACAAAGCAGCCAGCTAACAGCTTCATGATAGGATAAAAACTTCACATATCAaaattaaccttgaatgtaaatgaatggCCTAATGTGTCATTTGAATGGCACAGAATGGCAAAttgaatataaaaaagaatattaatttgCTGTGTTTAAGAGACCCCTCACACACACTATGACACCCGTAGGCCCAAAGTAAAGGGGTAGACAAAGATCTATCCCACAAAAGGAAAAGTTTCTTTCtgttgattttcaaccttgtcttggatctcattgagcttccttgccatccatgctttgaattctttatctatcaattctgagtttccattttggctAAGGATCATTGCTGCAGAGCTAGTGTAATCCTTTCGTGGTGTCATTAcagatttttcatggtgccagAATTCTTGTGCTAGTTTCTTCTCATCTGGAAACATTGGTACTtctaattattgtaattatttttgtggggagtagtattatttctttttctttctttctctgtttttctctcctttccccttcctacCTCCTTAGGGGGTGTGACTGTAGAGAATGCTGGGTAGGGTTTTTGGCTTTGCTCCTACAGCCCTATGCACTCTGTTGGCATGTTTTATATTGGACTGTGTGGTTTGATTTGCACGTCAGTAGATGGCGCCGATGGAAAACAGCCAGTTGCAGCCCACGTGGCTAGGTATATAACCTGATCCTTGTTTACTGAGAGAAGCTCTCTGTTCCCTTAGCCAATGGGCTGATTTGTGGAGTGCACAGTGGTTTGAGCTCCCTGCTCAGCTCCATGGGAGCAGCGGTCAAGATGGGCAGGTCCAGACTTGGCAGTTCTGCCCACAGGTCCCCTGATGACAGGCACAAGCACCAGCCTTGAGGGAGAATTCTGTCGGCAGACACCAAACACTCAGAGATGGGTCAGGTATGGAGGTGGAAAAGCTCCTCAATCTCAAGATCTCTGCAAAGATAGGAAGGGTGCCCTAAACTCCTAATCCAGGAGAGTGGGTGCTCCAGATGCCTGGATACTGACACATACCAGTGACTCTAATACCATCTgttgaaaagacatttttttacATTCGAATTGATTTCACATCTTTGTAAAAAATAGGTAGCACACATGTGGATCTGTTGCATAactctattttgttccactaATTTAATTATCTATACTTAATTCCAGTACcacaatattttaatatacatcttcctgttttatttccccctttttaaGATTGTGTTGCCTATTCTTCCTCCATTAAACTTTATACATTTCAgttgatttttcaatttttggcaATTTTGGCACTTTTGTTTGGAATGTGTTGGATCCGTGAATTCgagataataaaaattatcccTAAATTTATAGATCCATGATATGACTCAAGATCTTGAAATGTATTCCACAAATGATATGTTTTGATattattacaatatatttttaaacttaatttttcatatgcttttcatTTGTATAGACAAAATCGATATTTCTATAGTAATTTTATAGCTTACTTAGGATTTTCGATGCGAGCAGTTGCACCTGTGACTAGAATGTTTTACCACTCACttcctgttattattttttgctgtttCATTGTAAGACCAATAATTCAATGTTGACTAGAAATGTGGGAATGTGCAATATGGTTGatttgcatgtgtatgtatgagtgtgtAGTGTGCtacctttgtttttgttcatgacaattaataaatatgtatatttttggttttaagtGTCTATTGTTTATAGTATCGAGTAATATCTGACCAGGAAGACATGTAAAAGATGATTGATATTATTAATTGAGTTAACTTAGAAGGCATCTGCAACAACATGCCTCCTCTGCCATCCCCAGGGAGCCTGAGAACTCCATTTTCAAACTCTCTCAGCTCGGAAAGTGGGGTATTTACACACAGCAGTTTAATTGAATTTCTCCTATTCAAGATCACCACATTCACTATACCATCGTATCCTGACTACCTCACTCTTTAAATTTCATTCTAATTCAGTTTAGCGCCAATTTCAGAAGAACTTTTAAACATGTATCTAAAAGTTGGGGCTATCTTGAATATCAAAATCACAAGAACTATGAGAATAGCTAAGGGAAGTATGAGAAGGTGAAGTAAAATGaccaaagcagagagaaaaaaaaaacgcaTATTTTGTATTTAGGGAAGAACTGAAATTTAGTTGGTTTACAGTAAAAGAGGGTTTATGTAGAAATGTGAGACAGAACTTGCAATGTACAATGAGTACATATAGTCTGTGATTGGATATCACTAATCATAGCTTTTTATCCTTTTCATTCAAATTAGTGCAAAGCACCTTCTAATTACATATGCTTATTCCAGTTTCTCACCCCAATCAAACTATTTTTACTCACTATCTAGATTCAGCTGATAGGATACTTTCTTTGGGAACCTTTGCTGACTTCTAAATAGGTGACATCTCTTTGTTAAGTGTTCTTATATGTTGAGGCTGCTTATTCACAGCTTTAATAACTattgtaattaaataattatttggttAATATCGATTAAACCAGATAAGTGGTAAATTCAGAGGAACAGAAactgtatttcaaaaaattgttttaaaatgttctcattaTAGGGTAGCCCATGAATGGATgcattttccttgaaaaatataataaaacattttttcatcatGCATTCCCTAAGAACAGAGCCAGATGAATCCTATTTTGAGATGTGACAAAATGCTACTGAGGTATGACTAATGAAAAATACGGGAGTTAAGTTTGGGGGGAACAAAGTTGTTATCTGTAATCACTAAAGtgacaagaataaataaataaaaattgataaaatcaaTCGCATATAAATGATTCAtgatgagttttctgggaaactgaATACAGTAATTCCTGGAAGTCAGAACCACATGCTGATCAGTAGCTAGATGGCTGATAATTTCTGGAAATACAGTTGCTTGGGCGGCAGGAACTTAAGAC
The Papio anubis isolate 15944 unplaced genomic scaffold, Panubis1.0 scaffold243, whole genome shotgun sequence DNA segment above includes these coding regions:
- the LOC101018160 gene encoding keratin-associated protein 13-3; translation: MSYNCCSGSFPACSCGGYLCYPGSSCGSSYPSNLVYSTDLCSPSTCQLGSSLYRGCQETCWRPNSCQTSCVEFSPCQTSCYYPKTHMLCNSCPTMHVGSRSFGSNSCCSPSCGSRSCSSLGCGSNGFRYLNYRIHVFPFQSYRSRFCHPFRRWFHSSCYQPFCRSGFY